The Pyxidicoccus sp. MSG2 DNA segment TGGTGGCGGTGACTCACGGCGGCGTGCTGAGCCTGCTGTTCCGCCACAGCCTGGGGATTCCGCACAGCACGCCCCGCGCCTTCTCCGTGCTCAACGCGGGGTGGAACCAGTTCGACGACCACGACGGCACGCTGCGGCTGGTGACGTGGGGCGACGTCACCCACCTGAACGACGTCAGCCGCGACGACACCTGAGCCGCGCCCCGCTCCGTGAATCGAGCGGGGCTGCCGCGGGCACCCCCTACAGCTCGACCTGCGAGCGCTCCTCGCGCAGCGCCGCGCGGGAGTGCCGGGACTGCGACTTCACCAGCCGGCGGGCCTCGTCAATCGCACCGGACACCACCTCGGCGGCGTGGCGCGCCTGCTCCGGCGTGTGCGTCGCCATCACCTGCATGCGGAAGCGCGTCTCGCGCAGGCGCACCGCGGGGTACTCCACCAGGTTGGAGAAGATGCCGCGCTCGAAGACGAGCTTGGCGGCCAGACGGGCCACCTTCGGGTCCCCCACCGGCACCGGCACCACGTTGGAGGGCTCGCCGAGGCACTCGATGCCGCGCTCGGAGAAGGCGGTGCGCAGGGCCACGCTGTTCTCCCGGGCCTTCACGCGCAGCGCCTCGCCCTCCTCCGAGCGGACGATGCGCAGGGCCTCCAGCACCACCGCCGCCTGGATGGGCAGCAGCGCGTTGGAGAAGATGTGCGGCCCGCCCATGACGCGGACGTACTGGCGCACCGCCGGGTTGCGCGTCGCCATGAAGCCGCCGTTGGAGGCGAACGTCTTGGAGAAGGCGCCCACCACCAGGTCCACCTTCCCGAGCAGCCCCTGCACGCCCAGGCTGCCCGTGCCGCGAGGCCCCAGCGCGCCCAGGTCGTGGGCCACGTCCACCAGCAGCGTGGCGCTGAACTCGCGGCAGATGGCCTGCAGCTCCTCCAGCCGCGGCACGTCCGAGTCCATGGAGAACAGGCCCTCGGTGACGACGAGCACGCCGTTGCGCGTGTCGCGGGCGCGAATCTCCTGAAGCTTGCGGCGCATGGCGCGGTTGCTCAGGTGCGGCACGCGGCTCACGTTCTGCGTGGCGGCGGCGGCGCCCTGCTGCAGGCACTGGTGCGACAGCGCGTCCATCACCACGTGGTCATCCGGGCGCACCAGCCCGACAATGGTGCCGAAGCCCGCGCCCCAGCCCGTGGAGAACAGCGCCACGTGCGGCATCTGCAGGTGCTCCGCCAGCGCCTTCTCCAGCATCAGCGACGGCGCGGTGTTGCCCCCAAGCATCGCCGAGCCCGCGCTGTGCAGTCCGTATTGCTCGATGGCCCTGTGCGCCGTGGCCACCACCTCCGGATGCGTGGAAAGCCCCAGGTAGTCCTGCGAGCCGAAGTTCAATCCCAGCTGCGAAGCACCCGTCTCCGCCCGCACTCCGCACTCCGCCGTGGGAGCCCCCTCCAGGCTCCGCGAGTACGGCCAGAGCCCCGTCTGGCGCCTCGCCTCCTGCCACTGGAAGAACTCCTCCGTCCGCCCCAGCAGGTCAGGTCCCGTCGGCTGCGCGTAGTTGGAGATGAAGTGGGTGAAGAGGGGGGATTCCAGCTGGTCACGCAGATCCATGAAGCACTTCCAGGGGAGGAGGGGGGCATCGCGGGGACGGGAGCCAACGCGCTTGGGGGGCGAGCCGGGTCGCATTTAATGCCCTTGCATCTTTTCACTGTCAACCGGCCTACTCAGACGACCGGGCTGTATTCATTTGTCCCGACTCAACGGAATGTACGGCACAGAGCGAAAGTCTGCCCTTGCATGCGACCCAGGCAAGTCCAGCAAACGCTTGCTGTGGACTCACCGCTCGCCGTCTGTCTCGACGTGCTTGTAAGGGTAACCCGCTAGGTGGGAGTGGCCGCCGCGCAGCGGGGGCCGCACACGCGAAGGCCCCGGTGCCGCCCGTTCGTTCCAGGCGACTCCGGGGCCTCCTGGCCCCACCCCACGGTGCGAACCCGCGTGCGCTACTCGTCGTTCTGCCGCAGGGCCGCGAGGACGTTGAGGTCCTCCAGCGTGGTGGTGTCCTGCGTGGACTGCTTGCCCGAGGCCACGTCGCGCAGCAGCCGGCGCATGATCTTCCCGGAGCGCGTCTTCGGCAGCGCCTCCGCGAAGCGGATTTCATCCGGCCGGGCAATGGCGCCAATCTCCTTGCTCACGTGCGTGGCGAGCTCCTTCTTCAGCTCGGCCGACGGCGCATTGCCCTGCTTCAGCGTGACGAAGGCCACCAGCGCGGTGCCCTTCAAGTCATCCGGGCGGCCCACCACGGCGGCCTCGGCGATGCGCGGGTGCGCCACCAGCGCGCTCTCCACCTCCGCGGTGCCCAGGCGGTGGCCGGCGACGTTCACCACGTCGTCCACGCGGCCCATCAGCCAGAAGTACCCGTCCGTATCCGTGCGCGCGCCGTCGCCGGTGAAGTACTTCCCCGGCAGCTCGCTGAAGTACGTGCGCACGTAGCGCTCCGGGTCGCCGTACACGGTGCGCAGCATGGAGGGCCACGGCCGGGTGATGAACAGCAGGCCGCCCTGCCCCTTCGGCACCGGGTTGCCCTGCCGGTCCAGGATCTCCGCGTGGATGCCGGGCAGCGGCAGCGTCCGAGCCGGGCTTCGTCGGCGTGGCGCCCGGCAGCGGCGAAATCATGATGCCGCCCGTCTCCGTCTGCCACCACGTGTCCACCACGGGGCACCGGCCGCCGCCGATGACGTCGCGGTACCACATCCACGCCTCGGGGTTGATGGGCTCGCCCACGCTGCCCAGCAGGCGCAGCGAGGACAAATCGTGCTTGCGCGGGTGGTCCTCGCCCAGGCGCATGAAGGCGCGGATGGCGGTGGGCGCGGTGTAGAGGATGGTGGCCTTGTAGCGCGCGATGATTTCCCAGAAGCGGTCCGGCCCCGGATGCGTCGGCGCGCCCTCGTAGAGGACGGTGGAGGCGCCGTTCATCAGCGGGCCGTAGACGACGTAGCTGTGCCCCGTCACCCAGCCCACGTCCGCGGTACACCAGTAGACGTCGTCCTCGCGCAAATCGAACACCCAGCGCGTGGTGAGCGACGTGTTCACCGCATAGCCGCCGGTGGTGTGCAGCACGCCCTTGGGCTTCCCGGTGGAGCCGGACGTGTAGAGGATGAACAGCGGGTGCTCGCTCTCCACCCACTCCGGCTCGCACACGTCGGACTGGGCCTTCACCAGCGCGTCCCACGCCACCAGCTTCGGGCCGGACAGCGCCACCGAGTCACCCGTGCGCCGCAGCACCACCACCTTCTCCACGGTGGGCATGTTGGGGACCGCGGCCTCCACGTTCTTCAGCAGCGGCACCACCGCGCCCTTGCGCCAGCCGCCGTCGGCGGTGAGCAACAACCGCGCGCCCATGTCGTTCATGCGCTCCTGGAGCGCCTCGGCGGAGAAGCCGCCGAACACCACCGAGTGCACCGCGCCGATGCGGGCACAGGCCAGCATGGCCACCGCCGCCTCGGGAATCATGGGCAGGTAGATGCCCACGCGGTCTCCCTTGCGGATGCCCAGGGACTTGAGCCCGTTGGCCAGGCGGTTCACCTCCGCGGCCAGCTCACCGTACGTGATTCGCCGCCGGTCACCCGGCTCGCCCTCGAAGAGGATGGCGGGCTTGTCGCGGCGCTTGTCCAGGTGCCGGTCCAGGCAGTTGTAGGCCAGGTTGGTGCGGCCCTCGACGAACCAGCGCGCGTGCGGCGGCTTCCAGTCGAGCACCGTGCGGAAGGGTTCCTTCCAGAACAACTCCTCGCGGGCCCGGTCTCCCCAGTACTTGTCCGGGTCCTTCGCGGCCTCGTCCCAGAGCCGCTGGTAGTCCGCCATGCTGCGCAGGTGGGCCTGCCGCGCGAAGGCCTCGGGCGGGGGGAAGACGCGCGTCTCCGTCAGGACCGACTGGATCTCGTGCTGCGTTTCAGCCATGGGCTCCTCCGCGGAAAGGGCTACCGCCCCTCTGTTCTAGGAACCCACGGAGAAAGGCTCAAGCGAACTAGTCGCAGCGCTTCGAATCCTTGACGGCTTCGTAGCGCATCCACAGCTCGCACACGCACGTGTCCGGGCGCTGGGCCTCGTAGCGCACGCGCAGCACGCCGTCGAACTGCGTCTCACATTGCGTCGTGCCCTCCAGGTGGAAGTTGACCTGGTCGAGCAGACACTCCTCGCCATTCACCTCGGCGACGGCGTTCACCACGCTGCCGTCGATGGCGAAGTCGTCCCCCGTCTCGAGGAAGTAGCCGGTGAGACGGCTGTCCAGCAGGTCCAGGTCCAGGGTGACGACACGGCCGGTCACCTGGAGGGTTCCCGTGAACTTGTCCCGGTTGGACTCGACGAGCCCGCACTCGTCGCGGAAGACCTCGACAGGAGTGAAGACATAGTCGCCCTGCTCCTGGGCGTAGGGCAGGCAGCTGGCCATGCCAACCACGAGGAGGGCGGGAACGAGGAGTCGGAAGCGTCTCGGGGTGGACACGGCGCGCACCATACCCCACGGGGCGCATTGGGTGCAGTGCGCCGTGACGGGGGCGGTTAGACTCGGGCGCATGGCTGAATACCGCAACCCCAAGCCCACCGTGGACTGCATCATCGAGCTTCCCGGTGAACGCATCGTCCTCATCCGCCGGAAGAATCCGCCGGTGGGCTGGGCGCTGCCGGGCGGCTTCGTGGACGAGGGCGAGGCGCTCGACACGGCCGCCGCGCGCGAGGCGCTCGAGGAGACGGGGTTGAAGGTGAAGCTGGTGGAGCAGTTCTTCACGTACTCGGACCCGAAGAGAGACCCGCGCCAGCACACGATGTCCACTGTCTACCTCGCCACGGCCGAGGGCGAGCCGAAGGGCTTGGACGACGCGGCGGAGGCGAAGACGTACTCACTGGACGCGCTGCCGAAGGACCTCTGCTTCGACCACGCCACCATCCTCTCCGACTACCGGACCTACAAGCGGACCGGGCAGCGTCGGAAGCTGTAGGGACACGGCGCTCGGCGGATGCACTACGCGCTCGTCCTCCTGGCCCTCGGGGCCCTGCTGGCCCTGCATGAGTTGGGGCACCTCGTCGCCGCGCGGCTGCTCGGCGTGAAGGTGCCGCGCTTCGTGTTCGGCTTCGGCCCGCCCCTGGTGTCGTTCCGGTTGTGGGGGACGCAGTACGTGCTCGCCACGGTACCGCTGGGCGCCACCGCGCACGTGCAGGGGATGAACCCGCACCGCGCGGACGCGGCGGAGCCGGCCAGCTTCCGCGCGGTGGGCCCGCTGCGGCGGGCGTTCATCATCCTGGCGGGACCGCTGGCCAACGCGGCGCTGGCCCTGGGCATCCTCTTCGCGCTGTACACGTCGGGCACGCACGTGGTGGTGCCGCTGACGGTGGGCACGGTGCAGCCCGGCTCGGAGGCGGCGCGGGCGCAGTTGCTGCCGGGAGACCGCATCGTCAGCGTGGGCGGGCAGCCGCTGCGCAGCTGGACGGACTTCGTGGAGAAGGTGGCCGAGGCGCCGGGCCGCACGCTGGAATTGGGCGTGGACCGACATGGCGAGCAGCGCATGGTGCAGGTGCGCCCGCGTCCGGACGAGCGGGGAACGGGCCGCATCGGCGTGAGCCAGCAGTACGTGTACCGGACGCACGGCGCCGGTGAGGCGCTGGGGCACTCGTTCGCGCACATCGGCAACGTGGCCACCGAGGGGCTGGCGATGCTCGTGCGGCTGGTGAAGGGGCCGCGGCACGACGACGCGGTGGGGCCCGGGGCGCTGATGCGCCAGGAGTCGTCGGACGCGGCGGCCTCCGGGGCGGACGCGATGCTGCGGGCACTGGTGGCGGCCTCGGTGGCGCTGGCGCTCCTGACGATGCTTCCCGTGCCGGGGCTGGATGGCGGCCGGGTGGTGCTGCTCCTGGTGGAGGCGGCGAGCGGACGCAAGCTGCCCGCGCGCGTGGAGACGGTGGCGCAGACGGTGGGCTTCCTCGGCATCGCCGTGGCGATTGTCGCGATGGCGGGCGCGGAGATTCGCCGGGCGCTTCCGGAGCCGGCACAGCCTCCCGCACCGGTGGTCGCGGGCGCGGCGACTCCTCCGAGCGTGCCCGTGCCGACGGCGTCGGCACCGGCGACGGCTGCGCCAGTCAGTGGAGCTCCGGTGGCACGGCCGGCGGCGGTCGTTCCCTCGGATGCGGGCACTGTCGCCACGGGTGGTGCGGCCGCGTTGGATGCGTCGACACCCGCGCAGGGCGCGACGGTGGCCATCGGGAGTGCTCCGGCTCCGACGGCAGCGGCCGACGCGGGCACGGCGGCCACGGTGGCCACGACCGAGAGCACGTCCTCCGCGATGGCATCGGATGCGGGGCCGCTCCCCGCCCCTGCCGCGCCGACGGTCGCGGCCAGCCCCGGAGCAGGTGGAGCGACACCTCCGCCCGCGGGCGCTGCGTCGGGGACGCCCGTCATTGCGGTCCCGGTTTCGCCAGGCACTGCCGGAACCAAGGAGGCAGCACCAGCCCCGGTGCCGGCCGCGACGCCCCCCGCATCCCCGACTGGAACCGCTCGCGTGGAGGCCGGACAGCCCCCGGCGTCGCCCCAGGGCAGTCAGCCCACGCCGCCCGCGACCGCCAGCGACACGCCTCCGTGAGAGGCGACGGACGCGCCTCGCCCCAGCGCGCTCGGCCCAGGCCTCGGCGGGCAGCGTCCATGACGGCCCACCACGCACCGAGCAGCCTCCGCCCCGGCAAGCCCGCTCCGTGGAAACTCCACCCCCTCCCGGCTGTCCAGGGACCTGCCAGGCGGCGGACGTCGCCTGCGGGACGTCTCGGGACACTTCGAAGGGCCGAGGAGTGGTGAAGGACCTATGCTTCAGCGCGCGATGAGCACCAAGCCGAGCGGAGGGCTGTACTGCGAGCTTTACTGGGGCACCAACCTGTCCGAGGCGTGGAGTTATGGCCCCGAGCAGTCCCAGGTCCACGCCGCTCCGGACGAGAAGGCCGCCCTGCCCCTCTACGGCTTCACGCTCCCGGAAGAGCCCTTCCTCCTCGCCGAGCGCACCGAGCGCGGCTGGCGCATCCACCTGCCGCCCGCCGTGCACACCCAGCGCAGGGTGCGCGGAGACGCCTTCGGCACCGTCCCGGAGACCGACCTGCGTCGCCAGGAAGGCCGCACGTCCGTGGAGCTGTCCGAGGGCACGACGCTCCGCCTCACCGAGGGACAGCTCCACCTGGTGGTGCAGAGCTCCGTGGTGAAGGAGCGCGTCGGCCGTCTCCAACTGAAGGACTTCGGCTGGCTGATGGTGGTCAGCGCCCTCTTCCTCAGCCTGCCGGTGGGCTTCCTCATCGCGGGCCCCACTCCCGAGCGCGCGGCCGAGTCCAACGCGCGCGCCCTGAAGGCCGCCGCCGAACAGGAAGCCGCGCGCCGCAAGGCCATGGGCCTGAACACGCCGCTGCGCCCGCTCACCGACACCGAGCGCGCCCAGCAGACCGACGGCGGCACCGGTGTGAATGTCCCCGGCTTCTTCCGCGTCCGCTGAGCGTCAGGGCCCCAGGCCCACCCAGACGTCGCCGTCCTCGAAGAATTCCTTCTTCCAGATGGGCACGTCCTGCTTGAGCCGCTCAATCGCGTGCTCACAGCCGCGGAAGGCCTCCTTGCGGTGGGGCGCCGCCGCGGCGATGACCACCGCCAGCTCTCCCGGCACCAGCGTGCCCACGCGGTGGACGATGGCCAGCCGCGTCCCGGGCCACTGCGCCGCGGCTTCCGCGCCAATCTCCGCCAGCTTCTTCTCCGCCATGGGCGCGTAGGCCTCGTACTCCAGCCGCAGCACGCGCCGGCCCTTCGTCTGGTTGCGCACGGAGCCGCTGAACGTCACCAGCCCGCCGAACGCCTCGCCGCCCACCGCCTCCACCACCTCTTCCAATCGCAGCGGCCGGTCCACCACCGAGAACAACCCCGGCGAGCCGCCCGCCACCGGCGGAATCAGCGCCACCTCCGCGCCCCCGCGCACCGGTGCCTCCAGGCCCACGAATTCCTGGTCCACCGCCACGCGCAGGTGCGGCAGCAGCGGCGCCAGCGCCGGGTGCCGCTCGCTGATGAGCCGCAGCACGTCGCGCACGAGCGCGCCCTCCGGCACCTCCAGCGCCTCGCGCGCCCCGCCCGCGCGCTCCCGGGCCGCGGCGAAGTAGAGGACCGTGACTCGCCCGCTCAACGCGAGACCTCCCGCGTACCGCGCAGGGAGACGCGCCCCTTGAGCCGGGCCCCGCCCTCCGCGAGCGAGAAGTCCAGGAAGGCCGAGTCCAGCGGCGTGAGCTGTTCCAACAGCGCCCCGGTGAAGGCCTGCGCCGCGTCGAGCTGCCCCTCCGGCACGCCCGGCACCACCTCCGGCGCCTGCAGGTCCGCGCGCAGCCGCCCCAAATCGAGCATCACCGACACGTGCCCCGCGCCGAACGCCGCGCCACCGAAGCGCTCGCGCAGCGCGGCGCCCACGTCCCCGCGCGCTCGCCCTTCCAGCAGCTCGCCCGCCAGCAGCGTGGCGCGCTGCGGGGTGATGCGCAGCTCCACGGGCTGCTCGCGCACCTGCGTGCGGTACAGCACGCCGTCCGGCAGCGGCTGCGTGGTGTAGCGCAGCGACGTGTCCTCGAGCTGCTGGTCGATGAGCTTGCGCACGGCTTGCGCGGAGTTCAGGCCCGCCTCCACCACCACGGTGCCCTTCGGCTCCGGCCGCTTGTTGCGGATGAAGTTGCGGAAGAAGGCGGGCGCGTCGAAGTACACCAGCATCGCCACGTCGCCGCGCAGCGCCTTCAACAGCGCCTCCGCGTCCAGCCCCTGCTGGCGCCACCGCTCCAGCGTGTGCTCGCGGCGGGGAGAGCCGGGCGCGCCGAAAGCCAGCTTCGCCAGCTCCTCGGGCGGCACCGACAACTGCGCCGCCGCCATGGGCCCCAGCGCCGCCTGCTCCAGCAGCGCCGACGCCGGCGCGCCCACACCCTGGAACAGCGGCCGCGACGAGGCGAGGAAGCCATCCAGCTCCATCGCCTCCGCGCCCGCGCTCACGCCCAGCGACGCGAAGAAGCCGCGCACCGGGCCCGGCTCCTCCCGCGGCTCCGGCCGCGCGCCCGAGTACAGGTACACGCTGCCCTCGGCCACCTTCCCGCGCAGCTCGCCCAGCAGCGGCTCCTCCGACAGGCCGGCCCCGGTGAGGCCCTTCACCCGGCGACGCACCACCTCCGGGTCCGGAGACACGACGAGCTGTGCCTGCACGGGCTCGCCCTCCTCCGGCGCGTCGGGGCTCTCCGGCACGACGAGGTAGACGTAGCCCCGGTCCTCGAACAGCAGCATCGACGGGCCGTCGTCCTCGGGCACCACCCGCGCCGAGCCGTCCTCCTGCCGCATCACCGTATGGCCCGCCTCCTCCAATTCGCGCCCCACGGCGTCCAGGGCCTCGGCGGGCTCGTACACGCCCAGCAGCGCCACCACGCCGTCGAAGTCGGGCGTGAGGAAGAAGCCGAAGCCCTCGTCCGGGTCCACCACACCGCCGGGGCCGCCGTACAGGCCGCGCAACAGCAGCGACACCAGCGGGGCCTCCTCCAGCGAGCGCCGCGCATTCTCGGGGCCGATGAGCCGCTCGTAGAAGTCCACCAGCGGCTCCACGCTGCCGCGCAGCCGGGGCACCCACAGCACCGTCTGCGCGCCCGCGGGCACCGCGCGCAGTACCGGCCGGGGCACCACGGTGAGCTGCACGCGGCCCACCTCCTGGCCCTCGTGCAGCGCGCGCACGGTGTACGCACCCGGCCGCGCGAAGGCATGGGACAGGCGCGCGGCCTGCCGGGTGGCGGTGCCGTCACCCAATTCCCAGGTGACGGCGGGAGCGCCCTCCTCGCGCGAGCCGAGCTCCACCGGCACGCCCGCCTCCACCGTGCGGTCCTGCCCCAGGTCCGGCCGCACCGCGCGGCGGCAGCCGGCCACCGTGGAGCCCACGGCGGCCGTCAGCAGCAGGAGTGCGACAAGCGAAGCAGCGCGGCGCGGGGAAAGCGGCATGAGCCGCTTAGTAGTCCAGCGCCAGTCCGAACATCCAGCGCCGGCTGGACAGGTTGAGCCCGCCCCCGCCGAAATCGTTCACATCCGAGTAGATGTACTCGGCGAACAGGTAGGAGTGGTTCACCCCCAGGTCCGAGTCGAAGTCGCGCGCGAAACGCGGCTCCAGCACGTCGAGCATGAAGGCCACGCCGCCGGTGGCGCTCCAGCCCCACTTGCCGCCGGAGCCCGACTTGCCGTTCACGACCTCCCGGCCGCTGCCCTTGGTAATCCACCACGGGATGTAGTTGAGGCCCAGCTTGCCGTACGGCACCAGGGGCACGCCCCACTCGAAGGCCGCGTAGTCGAACTTGTAGAAGACGTTGGCGCTCAGCGGAATCACCCGCAGCGCCGTCTGCTCGCCGGCCTTGCCGCCGTCGGCCAGCCTCGCCGCCGCGTACTTCTCCCCGTAGCCGGCGGACAGGCTCAAGCCCGCCGTGCCGATGCCCTGGTAGAAGAAGCGCTGCAGCTCCGCCTCGAACAGCAGCAGCGAGGCGTCACCGAAGGTGTCCTTGTACGGCGTGGCGCCGTTGAGCGCCTCCTCCTCGTCGATGAGGGGCCTGTACCCGCCCAGGCGCAGGACGATGGCGCCCGTGCGCGGCGAGGTCAGCGACACCTTCGCCTCAGTCACCGTTGTCGAATCCTGTCCCCATGCCGGAAGCGCGGCCAGCAGCGCCGCGAATCCGAGGGCCGTTGCCCGCCTCATGACTGCTTCCTCCTCGACAGCCAGAATCCCAGGGCGGCCAGCACCGCGCCACCCGCCAGACCACCGCCGGCCGCGCCGCAGCCGCCCGTCTCCTGGCCACCCGCACCCACGTAGGCCTGGAAGAAACCGTTGCTCTTGACGGGCGTACCCGTGGACGGGTCCGAGTCCGTGGAGTTGCCCGCGACGTCCGTCGCCCTGGCGGTCACCTGGTAGGTCACCCCGTTCTCCAGGCCCTCCAGGTTCGCGAGGCCCTCGACGGCCGTCGTCTCGTCCGTGGACACCACCGTCCCCGTGCCTCCATCCGCGTTCGGAAGGGTGGCGGTGACGACCACGGTGGAGTCCTCCTCGGCCGACACCGTGACACCCAACGCGGAGTCGCGGGGCGTCACCGCGTCGATGGTGGGCTTGGGAGGAGGCTTGGTGTCGAAGCGCACCAGCACGGGCGACGTCACCTTGATGAGGGTGTCACACTGGGAAAAGCTGTTGATCACCGTGACGGAAGCGCACACGCGCATCGTCTGCTCCACCTGGGCCGTGGAGCACGTGTCCGTGCCTCCGTCCGTCGCCGTGAAGAGGGGCAGGCCGTTCACCGGAACCTCGCGGAACAGGTTGCCCGGGCTGTTGACGCTGCTGACGGCCACCGCCTGCAGCTCCTGGTCCCCTGTCGCCGGCTCGTCCTTGCAGGAGCCGCTCGTGGTGACCCACAGCTGCATGTCCTCACAGGCAACGCCCCCGGAGAGGGTCCAGCGGACCTGCAGCTTGTCGCCGCAATCCTCGCTGTTGAGCCCGATGACCTTGGCGGTATCGGTGATGTTGTCGACCGTCAGGGAGAGGGTCTGCCCCAGGGCGGTCGATGCGAAGAGCAGGAGACCAACGAATAGGAAACGCATGGGTACGCGCACGCTAGCAAGCGGGAGGCCACCCACAACCCCCATTGTACCGGCGCATTTCCCCCGGGGCGGACGGCCGCCCCGCGCCAAACAGGCAGGGGGCGGCCGGGGGCGGTCTGCCAATTTGTCAGGCGGGGCGTTCAGCCAGCTTGAAGCCGGCCTCCACCAGGTTGAGGGCGGCGCCCCGGCTGGCGTTGTCCACGGCGGCGAAGAGCGTCACCCACTCCGGGGCCTGGGGGAAGGCGCGCACCCGGCCCACGTGCACGGCGGGGTCCGACATGACGAGCATGGGCATGGGGTAGATGCGCTCGCCGGGGGTGTCCAGCACCTTGAGCACCGGCGACGTCTTGAGGGCGGCGCGCACCTGCTCCACGGGGCCCGCCTTCTTGAGCTGCACGTTGAGGGTGATTCCGTGGCCGTAGAAGGTGGGCACCTGCACCGCGGTACCGGCGATGACGGGCACGTCGCCGCGCGCGGAGAACAGCCGGGCGCCTTCCAGCGTCCAGCCGCCCTCTTCTTCCGTCCACGGCGAGTTCACCATGAAGCCGCCCACCTGCGGCACCAGGTTGAAGCCCACCCGGTGGGGGAAGACCTGGGGCTCCGGCTCGCGGCCGGACAGCAGGTCCGCCGTCTGCTTCTCCAGTTCCGACACCCCGCGCACGCCCGCGCTGGACACGCCCATCATCGCCGTCACCTGCGCGCGCGCCACGCCGAAGGCCCGGCGCAGCGGCTCCACCACGTGCACCACGGCGGTGGTGACGGCGCCCGGCAGGCACACCACGCGGCCCTTGAAGGTGAAGCCGGCGCCCAGCGCCTCGGTGTTGAAGCCGGGCAGCACCAGGGGCACGTTGCCGTCGCTCCGGAAGGCGGAGCTCGCGTCCACCACCCACGCGCCCGCCGCCTGAGCGGCCGGGGCCAGCGTGCGGGACGCCTCGGCCGGCGTGGCCAGCAGCACCACGCCGATTCCCCGGAAGGCCTCCGCCGTGGCGCGCTCCACCTCGAGCGAGTCCTCGCCGTACTCCACCTCCAGCCCCTTCGAGCGCTCCGAGCCGAAGGCGCGCACGCGCTCGGCGGGCACGTCCTGGGCGTACAGCGCGGCCAGCACCTCACGGCCCACCGCGCCGGTGGCACCCACCACGGCGATACTGAAGTCGTTTTTCATGGCGCGTCCTTTACGTCACCGCGCACGACGCGGCGAGCACCGCGCGTGCGCTTCAGTCTTCCTTCAACCGCGCCGTGGGCACCGGCCCCGGCAGCGGGGGGAACTTCGGATTGCGCTCCGGCTCGGAGGCGCGCACGTAGTGCGGCTCCAGCGCGAAGAGCGCCTGCAGCGAGCGCTCCTCCGGGAAGCGCACCAGCCGCGCCAATTCCACCGCCGAGGGGAAGGCCGGCCCGGCCAGCAGCCGCTCCGGCGACACCCCATGCGACTGCAGCGCGGCACGGTAGTCCGTCAGCGCGGGGCCCAGCGCCACCGCGCGGGGCTCCGCCGCCAGCCGGGCCGCCACTTCCTGGGGCGACATGGCCGTCTCCGGCTCCAGCGCCTCCACGGTGGTGCCCGTGCGCTGGTACGCGCCCAGGTACAGGTCGTCCTTGCGCGCCACCGCGAGGCAGTAGAGCGGCACGCCCTCCGGCCCCTCCAGCGCCACCGCCGCCAGCGACGACGCCCCGGCCACCTTGAGGCCCGTCGCGTACGCCAGCGACTTCACCGTGGCCAGGCCGATGCGCAGCCCCGTGAAGGAGCCCGGCCCCAGCCCCACCGCCAGCCCCTCCAGGTCCGCCAGCTTCACGCCCTGCCGCGAGAGCAATTCGCCCACCACGCCGGGCAGCAGCTCGCTCTGCTTCTGCGGCGGGGGCACCACCACGTGCTCCAGGGCGCGCAGGGCCCCGGAGGGCTCGCGCTCCACCAGGGCGAGCGACAGCGTCAACGTGGAGGTGTCCAGC contains these protein-coding regions:
- the tsaB gene encoding tRNA (adenosine(37)-N6)-threonylcarbamoyltransferase complex dimerization subunit type 1 TsaB → MFLSLDTSTLTLSLALVEREPSGALRALEHVVVPPPQKQSELLPGVVGELLSRQGVKLADLEGLAVGLGPGSFTGLRIGLATVKSLAYATGLKVAGASSLAAVALEGPEGVPLYCLAVARKDDLYLGAYQRTGTTVEALEPETAMSPQEVAARLAAEPRAVALGPALTDYRAALQSHGVSPERLLAGPAFPSAVELARLVRFPEERSLQALFALEPHYVRASEPERNPKFPPLPGPVPTARLKED
- a CDS encoding MXAN_2561 family MXYO-CTERM-anchored protein codes for the protein MRFLFVGLLLFASTALGQTLSLTVDNITDTAKVIGLNSEDCGDKLQVRWTLSGGVACEDMQLWVTTSGSCKDEPATGDQELQAVAVSSVNSPGNLFREVPVNGLPLFTATDGGTDTCSTAQVEQTMRVCASVTVINSFSQCDTLIKVTSPVLVRFDTKPPPKPTIDAVTPRDSALGVTVSAEEDSTVVVTATLPNADGGTGTVVSTDETTAVEGLANLEGLENGVTYQVTARATDVAGNSTDSDPSTGTPVKSNGFFQAYVGAGGQETGGCGAAGGGLAGGAVLAALGFWLSRRKQS
- a CDS encoding aspartate-semialdehyde dehydrogenase; its protein translation is MKNDFSIAVVGATGAVGREVLAALYAQDVPAERVRAFGSERSKGLEVEYGEDSLEVERATAEAFRGIGVVLLATPAEASRTLAPAAQAAGAWVVDASSAFRSDGNVPLVLPGFNTEALGAGFTFKGRVVCLPGAVTTAVVHVVEPLRRAFGVARAQVTAMMGVSSAGVRGVSELEKQTADLLSGREPEPQVFPHRVGFNLVPQVGGFMVNSPWTEEEGGWTLEGARLFSARGDVPVIAGTAVQVPTFYGHGITLNVQLKKAGPVEQVRAALKTSPVLKVLDTPGERIYPMPMLVMSDPAVHVGRVRAFPQAPEWVTLFAAVDNASRGAALNLVEAGFKLAERPA